One window of the Brevibacterium limosum genome contains the following:
- a CDS encoding VOC family protein produces the protein MPASPREGQPIWIDYVCQDFEAAQNFYNQLFGWEFTDQGPDFGHYNMITKDGNAVGGAMRAMNMDGTPSPEMPTAWSTYLHTADIAGTHQAALAAGAADVVGPMPVGPLGQMAVVVDPTGSPIGMWQPGEFSGFDTPLTPGTPVWFELMTTNYQGANEFYGKVFSFDITPMEGFPYSTHGDGDDAVAGICDASEWVQNSFWRTYFNVEDADAAAAKVTELGGKVLAGPEDSPYGRIVTVTDPEGATFQLQQNP, from the coding sequence ATGCCCGCCAGCCCCCGCGAAGGCCAGCCGATCTGGATCGACTATGTCTGCCAGGACTTCGAAGCCGCCCAGAACTTCTACAACCAGCTCTTCGGCTGGGAATTCACCGACCAGGGCCCCGACTTCGGCCACTACAACATGATCACGAAGGACGGCAATGCCGTCGGCGGCGCCATGCGAGCCATGAACATGGACGGCACCCCGAGCCCGGAGATGCCCACGGCCTGGTCGACCTACCTCCACACTGCCGATATCGCCGGAACCCACCAGGCCGCGCTGGCCGCCGGTGCCGCGGATGTCGTCGGCCCCATGCCCGTCGGCCCGCTCGGCCAGATGGCCGTCGTCGTCGATCCGACCGGTTCGCCCATCGGTATGTGGCAGCCCGGAGAGTTCTCCGGCTTCGACACTCCGCTCACCCCGGGAACTCCCGTGTGGTTCGAACTCATGACGACGAACTACCAGGGCGCGAACGAGTTCTACGGCAAGGTCTTCTCCTTCGACATCACCCCGATGGAAGGCTTCCCGTACTCAACGCACGGCGACGGTGACGATGCTGTGGCCGGAATCTGCGATGCCAGCGAGTGGGTGCAGAATTCCTTTTGGCGCACCTACTTCAACGTCGAAGACGCCGATGCTGCGGCAGCGAAGGTCACCGAGCTCGGCGGCAAGGTGCTCGCCGGTCCCGAAGACTCCCCGTACGGTCGCATCGTCACGGTCACCGATCCGGAAGGGGCGACGTTCCAGCTGCAGCAGAACCCGTGA
- a CDS encoding isocitrate lyase/PEP mutase family protein: protein MVDYTVLAERAFTLLQGHHQDEPLVLPTVWDAWSARAMVDVGFNALSIGSHPLADSLGHADGENMTLEQALEGISRITSAVNVPVTADLESGYDTPAPELIAGLLDAGAVGVNIEDTIHSRGSMRSPEEHAEYIWSLRQAAEAQRVHVVINARTDVFKYPGDFDDPTAEVVRRLRLCTEAGADSVYPVRLPDVGTLKSILAQITLPLNVTAHPIKGAVPEELDLAQLAELGVGRVTFGPLLQAALTDCFADFTRAWQ, encoded by the coding sequence ATGGTCGATTACACAGTTCTCGCTGAACGCGCCTTCACCCTCCTGCAAGGACACCACCAGGACGAACCGCTCGTGCTGCCGACCGTCTGGGACGCCTGGTCGGCTCGCGCCATGGTCGACGTCGGGTTCAACGCCCTGAGCATCGGATCGCACCCGCTGGCCGATTCTCTCGGCCATGCCGATGGAGAGAACATGACGCTCGAGCAAGCGCTCGAGGGAATCTCCCGGATCACCTCGGCGGTGAATGTGCCCGTCACCGCGGACCTCGAATCCGGCTACGACACCCCCGCGCCCGAACTCATCGCCGGCCTCCTCGACGCCGGAGCGGTCGGCGTGAACATCGAGGATACGATCCACAGTCGGGGCAGCATGCGCAGCCCCGAGGAGCACGCCGAATACATCTGGAGCTTGCGCCAAGCCGCCGAAGCCCAACGAGTCCACGTCGTCATCAACGCCCGCACCGACGTATTCAAATATCCCGGCGACTTCGACGATCCCACCGCCGAGGTGGTCCGTCGTCTCCGTCTGTGCACCGAGGCCGGCGCGGACTCCGTCTACCCCGTGCGGCTGCCCGATGTGGGCACGCTCAAGTCGATCCTCGCCCAGATCACTCTGCCGCTCAACGTCACCGCTCACCCGATCAAGGGTGCGGTGCCCGAAGAACTCGACCTCGCCCAGCTCGCCGAGCTCGGGGTCGGGCGCGTGACCTTCGGTCCGCTTCTGCAGGCGGCGCTGACCGACTGCTTCGCCGACTTCACGCGCGCCTGGCAGTAG
- a CDS encoding amidase: MSKFDVVEASIADLRAALEDGRTTSVELVEAYQDRIAAFDGPGTDTNLNSVIALNPQALTEAAASDDRRTAGQTLGHLDGIPYTAKDSYLVAGLTVASGSPAFADLVAQKDAFTIERLRSGGAICLGLTNMPPMANGGMQRGLYGRAESPYNADWLTSAFASGSSNGSGTATTASFGAFGLGEETWSSGRAPASHNALIAYTPSRGVISVRGNWPLVPTMDVVVPHTRTMADLIEVLDVIVGDDAETRGDFWRVQPWIDVPKASAIRPDSYAALLPESVEAARTVLAGKRLGVPRMYINADDEAGTNPDGGIGGPTGQRIATRASVIQAWEAARADLESAGAEVIETDFPVVSNYEGDRPGAPTIATRGLVTADYLDREINDLSSWAWDDFLAANGDPNLATLADVDGTLIFPHPPGALPDRYDGFDDDIATYPEQVRANRYTSVTEIPELESGVRGLEETRRVDLEEWMDANGLDAMVFPAMADVGPADMDVNEASADLGWRNGTWVANGNLVPRHLGIPSVTVPMGTMADTGIPVGLTIAGRGWDDSALIEIAAAFEATGDRREVPPRAPRL, translated from the coding sequence ATGTCGAAGTTCGATGTCGTCGAAGCGTCCATCGCCGATCTGCGAGCCGCCCTCGAGGACGGCCGCACCACCTCGGTGGAGCTCGTCGAGGCCTATCAGGACCGGATCGCCGCGTTCGACGGCCCCGGCACGGATACGAACCTCAATTCCGTGATCGCACTGAACCCACAGGCCCTCACCGAGGCGGCCGCCTCCGATGATCGGCGGACAGCGGGTCAGACGCTGGGCCACCTCGACGGGATCCCCTACACCGCGAAGGACAGCTATCTGGTCGCGGGCCTGACCGTCGCATCCGGGTCTCCGGCCTTCGCCGATCTCGTGGCGCAGAAGGATGCATTCACGATCGAACGCCTGCGCTCCGGCGGCGCCATCTGCTTGGGACTGACGAATATGCCGCCGATGGCCAACGGCGGCATGCAGCGCGGACTCTACGGTCGCGCCGAGAGCCCGTACAACGCTGACTGGCTGACCAGCGCTTTCGCGTCCGGGTCCTCGAACGGTTCGGGCACGGCCACGACCGCGAGCTTCGGAGCCTTCGGCCTCGGTGAGGAGACCTGGTCATCGGGACGCGCTCCGGCCTCGCACAATGCGCTCATCGCCTACACCCCCTCGCGTGGGGTGATCAGCGTGCGCGGGAATTGGCCCCTCGTGCCGACCATGGACGTCGTCGTCCCCCACACCCGCACGATGGCCGACCTCATCGAAGTCCTCGACGTCATCGTCGGCGACGACGCTGAGACCCGTGGAGACTTCTGGCGCGTCCAGCCCTGGATCGACGTCCCGAAGGCGAGCGCCATCCGTCCCGACTCCTACGCCGCCCTGCTCCCGGAATCCGTCGAAGCGGCCCGCACGGTGCTCGCCGGAAAGCGCCTCGGGGTGCCGCGGATGTACATCAACGCCGATGACGAGGCCGGAACGAACCCGGACGGCGGAATCGGCGGGCCCACAGGGCAGCGGATCGCCACCCGCGCCTCGGTGATTCAGGCGTGGGAGGCCGCCCGGGCCGACCTCGAGTCCGCGGGCGCCGAGGTCATCGAGACGGACTTCCCGGTCGTGAGCAACTACGAAGGCGACCGGCCCGGTGCCCCGACGATCGCGACCCGCGGCCTCGTCACCGCCGACTACCTCGACCGGGAGATCAACGACCTCTCCTCCTGGGCGTGGGACGATTTCCTCGCCGCGAACGGCGACCCGAACCTCGCCACCCTCGCCGACGTGGACGGAACGTTGATCTTCCCTCATCCGCCCGGCGCCCTGCCGGACCGATACGACGGCTTCGACGATGACATCGCAACCTACCCCGAGCAGGTGCGGGCGAATCGGTACACCTCGGTGACGGAGATTCCGGAGCTCGAATCAGGTGTGCGCGGACTCGAGGAGACCCGCCGGGTCGACCTCGAGGAGTGGATGGACGCCAACGGCCTCGATGCGATGGTCTTCCCGGCGATGGCCGATGTGGGTCCGGCGGACATGGACGTCAACGAAGCCTCGGCCGATCTCGGGTGGCGCAACGGCACCTGGGTGGCCAACGGCAACCTCGTGCCCAGGCATCTCGGGATCCCGTCGGTGACGGTGCCGATGGGCACGATGGCCGACACCGGAATCCCGGTGGGTCTGACGATCGCCGGGCGCGGCTGGGACGATTCCGCGCTCATCGAGATCGCCGCGGCATTCGAAGCCACCGGTGACCGCCGGGAGGTGCCGCCGCGGGCTCCGCGGCTGTAG
- a CDS encoding winged helix-turn-helix transcriptional regulator has protein sequence MPRRVNDYRGLAEVSRVLLLGAVQNHPGSRLRELADEVGLHINTARDHLRVLIDEGFIYLHPESTGMRGRPPMVYHPVDDPESNSVAAGRIARAREHHEVLTRLVAGAELRPTGLDALGDQAGTQFDLLYEHLDDSGMEPEPDAEELRISLAPCPHYRMVGEDRAIACGIHAKIVKDLLSQLPGPLELDRLQPFTSADSCQILLRDAHCPGTSVEPEAGPVAGPEAGPGAGAAQGSQPEHGLEADSGSEDDPQ, from the coding sequence ATGCCGCGAAGAGTGAACGACTATCGAGGACTGGCCGAGGTCAGTCGGGTCCTGCTGCTGGGCGCGGTGCAGAATCACCCGGGCAGCCGACTCAGGGAGCTCGCCGACGAGGTCGGATTGCACATCAACACGGCCCGTGACCATCTGCGGGTGCTCATCGACGAAGGATTCATCTACCTGCATCCCGAATCGACGGGAATGAGAGGCAGACCGCCCATGGTCTACCACCCGGTCGACGATCCGGAGTCGAACTCGGTCGCGGCCGGACGCATCGCCCGCGCCCGCGAACATCACGAAGTGCTGACCCGCCTCGTTGCCGGAGCGGAGCTGCGACCGACCGGTCTCGACGCTCTCGGTGACCAGGCAGGCACTCAGTTCGATCTGCTCTACGAACATCTCGACGATTCGGGAATGGAACCTGAGCCCGATGCCGAAGAGCTGCGGATCTCGTTGGCTCCATGTCCGCACTATCGGATGGTGGGCGAGGACCGAGCGATCGCCTGCGGAATCCACGCGAAGATCGTCAAGGACCTCCTCAGCCAGCTGCCGGGTCCGCTCGAACTCGACCGGCTGCAGCCGTTCACTTCGGCGGACAGCTGCCAGATCCTGCTGCGCGACGCCCACTGCCCGGGCACCTCGGTGGAGCCGGAAGCCGGACCGGTGGCCGGACCGGAAGCCGGACCGGGGGCCGGTGCCGCGCAGGGCTCCCAGCCCGAGCACGGCCTTGAAGCCGACTCGGGTTCGGAGGACGATCCTCAGTAG
- a CDS encoding RecQ family ATP-dependent DNA helicase — protein MTESTPTSWPESTHANGSAPETPISTDRAGDDFAASAQLILTELTADPSAQFRDGQLEAIRDLVQGRKRVLVVQRTGWGKSAVYFVATRMLRAAGTGPSLIISPLLALMRDQIAAAERAGVRAASLNSSNVTEWDSVLEDLKAGSLDVLLVSPERLNNPQFRDEVLPQLLRFLGLIVVDEAHCISDWGHDFRPDYRRIGRILSELPRDTPVLATTATANSRVVTDVAEQLGDDTTVVRGELARDSLRLGVLPGLDASARIAWLASHLNDFTGSGIVYTLTVSAAEDITRMLREQGHEVRAYTGRTDAEERAELEQQLKDNRLKALVATSALGMGFDKPDLGFVIHIGAPSSAVAYYQQVGRAGRATDSADVLVLPGAEDEQIWEYFATASMPNQDDANAVLAALAEVDGPLSVARLETLVGTKRSRLTLLLKTLEVEDAVSKVKGGYVSTGMGWTYDRERYEKVAAVRAEEAQAMLDYEATSQCRMEFLIRQLDDPDPQPCGRCDNCAGVWFSAEISEEQRQAAAGNLHKIGLPIEPRSTWPSGLANIGLPLKGRIPAEELAEEGRAIARLSDLGQGQSLRSFLAPDAPDAEVPGQIGKWCLEVLGQWNWTTRPEVVVSIPSSRRPVTVRSLAANLAAAGRLLDGGELLQVGDHGTPDVNSAFRVKDLFEVFVVPPEVEEAVAGKSVLLVDDEVVSRWTMTICARLLRKAGATSVLPFALALRA, from the coding sequence ATGACGGAATCCACCCCGACATCCTGGCCTGAGAGCACGCACGCAAACGGTTCTGCCCCCGAGACTCCCATCTCCACGGACCGTGCTGGGGACGACTTCGCCGCCTCCGCGCAGTTGATACTGACCGAGCTGACCGCAGACCCGAGCGCGCAGTTCCGCGACGGCCAGCTCGAGGCGATCCGTGACCTCGTCCAAGGCAGAAAACGCGTCCTCGTCGTCCAACGCACAGGGTGGGGCAAGTCGGCCGTGTACTTCGTCGCCACCCGCATGCTCCGGGCCGCCGGCACCGGCCCCAGCCTCATCATCTCCCCGCTGTTGGCGCTCATGCGCGACCAGATCGCCGCAGCCGAACGCGCCGGAGTCCGTGCCGCCAGCCTCAACTCCTCGAACGTCACCGAATGGGACTCGGTGCTCGAGGACCTCAAGGCCGGCAGCCTCGACGTCCTCCTCGTCTCCCCGGAGCGGCTGAACAATCCGCAGTTCCGCGACGAGGTGCTGCCGCAGCTGCTGAGATTCCTCGGCCTCATCGTCGTCGACGAGGCCCACTGCATCTCCGATTGGGGCCATGACTTCCGCCCCGACTACCGCCGCATCGGCCGGATCCTGTCCGAACTGCCTCGCGACACCCCGGTGCTCGCGACGACCGCGACCGCGAACTCCCGTGTCGTCACCGACGTCGCCGAGCAGCTCGGCGACGACACCACCGTCGTCCGCGGTGAACTCGCCCGTGATTCCCTGCGTCTTGGCGTCCTGCCCGGACTCGACGCCAGTGCCCGCATCGCCTGGCTGGCTTCGCACCTCAACGACTTCACCGGGTCCGGGATCGTCTACACGCTCACCGTCTCCGCAGCCGAGGACATCACCCGAATGCTGCGCGAACAGGGCCACGAGGTCCGCGCCTATACAGGCCGGACCGATGCCGAAGAGCGCGCGGAACTCGAGCAGCAGCTCAAGGACAATCGGCTCAAGGCTCTGGTGGCCACCTCGGCGCTGGGAATGGGATTCGACAAACCCGACCTCGGTTTCGTCATCCACATCGGCGCGCCCTCCTCAGCCGTGGCTTACTACCAGCAGGTCGGTCGCGCCGGGCGCGCCACGGACTCCGCCGATGTCCTCGTGCTGCCCGGTGCAGAAGACGAACAGATCTGGGAGTACTTCGCGACTGCGTCGATGCCGAACCAGGACGACGCGAACGCCGTGCTCGCAGCCCTCGCCGAGGTGGACGGCCCCTTGTCCGTGGCCCGCTTGGAGACGCTGGTCGGAACCAAACGCTCCCGCCTGACCCTGCTGCTCAAGACCCTCGAAGTCGAAGACGCAGTATCGAAGGTCAAGGGCGGATACGTCTCGACCGGGATGGGGTGGACCTACGACCGGGAACGCTATGAGAAGGTCGCGGCCGTCCGAGCCGAAGAGGCCCAGGCCATGCTCGATTATGAGGCGACCAGTCAGTGTCGGATGGAGTTCCTCATCCGCCAGCTCGACGATCCCGACCCACAGCCGTGCGGTCGCTGCGACAACTGTGCCGGTGTGTGGTTCTCCGCCGAGATCTCCGAGGAACAGCGTCAGGCCGCGGCCGGGAACCTCCACAAGATCGGTCTGCCCATCGAACCGCGCAGCACTTGGCCCAGCGGCCTGGCTAACATCGGTCTCCCGCTCAAGGGGCGGATCCCCGCCGAAGAACTCGCCGAGGAGGGGCGTGCGATCGCCCGCCTGTCCGACCTCGGGCAGGGGCAGAGCCTGCGATCGTTCCTCGCCCCCGATGCTCCCGATGCCGAGGTGCCCGGCCAGATCGGCAAATGGTGCCTCGAGGTGCTCGGGCAGTGGAACTGGACAACCCGCCCCGAAGTGGTCGTGTCGATCCCGAGCAGCCGTCGTCCCGTGACCGTGCGGTCCCTGGCGGCGAACCTTGCTGCCGCCGGTCGGCTCCTCGACGGCGGTGAGCTGCTGCAGGTCGGCGACCACGGCACACCGGACGTCAACAGCGCCTTCCGCGTCAAAGACTTGTTTGAGGTCTTCGTCGTTCCGCCCGAGGTCGAGGAAGCGGTGGCCGGGAAGTCGGTGCTTCTCGTCGATGACGAGGTCGTCTCCCGATGGACGATGACGATCTGCGCCAGGCTGCTGCGCAAGGCCGGAGCCACCTCGGTGCTGCCATTCGCACTGGCACTGCGGGCCTGA
- the narI gene encoding respiratory nitrate reductase subunit gamma has product MNSPTVLETFLWVIIPYMALAVFVLGHVWRFRRDRFGWTTRSSQIYESKLLRIGSPLFHYGIIFVFLGHVIGLGIPKTWTSAVGITDHMYHFMAITVGLGAAAATVGGLALLIYRRRTNNRVFGATTRLDKLMFLMLAIVILAGVYSTIFDSALSGYDYREGVSVWFRQFWMFQPDVSLMAQAPLGFQIHVMSAILIFALWPFTRLVHVFAAPLGYLTRPYIIYRSKDRQRQPQRRGWETIDY; this is encoded by the coding sequence ATGAACTCACCGACAGTGCTCGAGACGTTCCTGTGGGTGATCATCCCCTATATGGCGCTGGCCGTGTTCGTCCTCGGCCATGTCTGGCGCTTCCGCCGCGACCGGTTCGGGTGGACGACGAGGTCGAGCCAGATCTACGAATCGAAGCTGCTGCGGATCGGCTCACCGCTGTTCCACTACGGCATCATCTTCGTCTTCCTGGGCCATGTCATCGGTCTCGGCATCCCGAAGACCTGGACCTCCGCCGTGGGCATCACCGACCACATGTACCACTTCATGGCGATCACGGTCGGCCTGGGAGCCGCGGCTGCGACGGTCGGCGGACTCGCCCTGCTCATCTACCGCAGGAGGACGAACAACCGCGTCTTCGGGGCGACGACGCGCCTCGACAAGCTCATGTTCCTCATGCTCGCGATCGTCATCCTCGCCGGGGTGTACTCGACGATCTTCGACTCCGCACTCAGCGGCTACGACTACCGTGAGGGAGTGTCCGTGTGGTTCCGCCAGTTCTGGATGTTCCAGCCCGATGTCAGCCTCATGGCACAGGCGCCGCTGGGCTTCCAGATCCATGTCATGTCCGCGATCCTCATCTTCGCGCTGTGGCCGTTCACCCGGCTCGTGCACGTCTTCGCCGCCCCGTTGGGCTATCTGACCAGGCCGTACATCATCTACCGCTCGAAGGACAGGCAGCGTCAGCCGCAGCGCCGCGGATGGGAGACCATCGACTACTGA
- the narH gene encoding nitrate reductase subunit beta produces the protein MRIMAQMAMVMNLDKCIGCHTCSVTCKQAWTNRKGTEYVWFNNVETRPGQGYPRGYEDQEKWQGGWALSRNGRLKLKAGGKLKKLASIFSNPKLPGIEDYYEPWSYEYDNLLSAPEQKHIPTAPPKSLLTGERMDIKWSGNWDDDLGGTYAKADLDPMLKSIEDKVKLEFEETFMFYLPRICEHCLNPSCVASCPSGAIYKREEDGIVLVDQDSCRGWRMCISGCPYKKIYFNHRTGKAEKCTFCYPRIENGEPTVCAETCVGRLRYIGLVFYDADRVTEAASVPDEQDLFAAQKDLILDPHDPDVMNAAEQAGIPHDWIMAAQRSPVYKLIKDYDLALPLHPEYRTMPMVWYIPPLSPVVDVVKDTGYDAENAVNLFAAIDELRIPIEYLANLFTAGDTDVVADVLRRMAAMRAFMRDINMGVEPDERIPHSVGMGPEEMEDMYRLLAIAKYDERYVIPAGHSEQAHSLEGIGSDCPLNAEGGPGMSEMPDIASSGFAGTTGMSDPLAERSAEEGEERSHLRGRLNLLNWNGKGRPTGLFPSADGPAGA, from the coding sequence ATGAGAATCATGGCGCAGATGGCGATGGTGATGAACCTCGACAAATGCATCGGCTGCCACACATGCTCGGTCACGTGCAAGCAGGCGTGGACGAACCGCAAGGGCACCGAATACGTGTGGTTCAACAATGTCGAGACCCGGCCCGGGCAGGGCTACCCGCGCGGCTACGAGGATCAGGAGAAGTGGCAGGGCGGCTGGGCGCTGAGCAGGAACGGCCGGCTCAAGCTCAAGGCCGGCGGCAAGCTGAAGAAGCTCGCGTCCATCTTCTCGAACCCGAAGCTGCCGGGCATCGAGGACTACTACGAGCCGTGGAGCTACGAGTACGACAACCTGCTCTCGGCTCCGGAGCAGAAGCACATTCCCACGGCACCGCCGAAGTCCCTGCTCACCGGCGAGCGCATGGACATCAAATGGTCGGGCAACTGGGACGACGACCTGGGCGGAACCTACGCGAAGGCCGATCTCGACCCGATGCTCAAATCGATCGAAGACAAGGTCAAGCTCGAGTTCGAAGAGACCTTCATGTTCTACCTGCCCCGCATCTGCGAGCACTGCCTCAACCCCTCCTGCGTCGCCTCGTGCCCCTCGGGCGCAATCTACAAACGTGAGGAGGACGGCATCGTCCTCGTCGACCAGGACTCCTGCCGCGGCTGGCGGATGTGCATCTCCGGCTGCCCGTACAAGAAGATCTACTTCAACCACCGCACCGGCAAGGCCGAGAAATGCACGTTCTGCTACCCGCGGATCGAGAACGGCGAACCCACCGTGTGCGCGGAGACCTGCGTCGGCCGTCTGCGCTACATCGGTCTGGTCTTCTACGATGCCGATCGTGTCACCGAGGCGGCTTCGGTCCCCGATGAGCAGGACCTCTTCGCAGCGCAGAAGGACCTCATCCTCGACCCGCACGACCCCGATGTCATGAACGCAGCCGAACAGGCCGGCATCCCGCACGATTGGATCATGGCGGCCCAGCGCTCCCCGGTATACAAGCTCATCAAGGACTACGACCTCGCACTGCCGCTGCATCCGGAGTACCGGACGATGCCGATGGTCTGGTACATCCCGCCGCTGTCGCCGGTCGTCGACGTCGTCAAGGACACCGGCTACGACGCGGAGAACGCGGTGAATCTCTTCGCCGCGATCGACGAGCTGCGCATCCCCATCGAGTACCTCGCGAACCTCTTCACCGCCGGCGACACCGATGTCGTCGCCGATGTGCTCCGGCGCATGGCGGCCATGCGGGCGTTCATGCGCGACATCAATATGGGCGTCGAACCCGATGAGCGCATCCCGCACTCGGTGGGGATGGGGCCCGAGGAGATGGAGGACATGTACCGGCTGCTGGCGATCGCGAAGTACGACGAACGCTATGTCATCCCAGCCGGCCACTCGGAACAGGCGCACAGCCTCGAGGGCATCGGCTCCGACTGCCCGCTCAATGCCGAGGGCGGACCCGGGATGAGCGAGATGCCCGATATCGCCTCCAGCGGATTCGCGGGCACCACGGGGATGTCGGATCCGCTGGCCGAACGCAGCGCCGAGGAGGGAGAAGAGCGTTCGCATCTGCGCGGTCGGCTCAACCTGCTGAATTGGAACGGGAAGGGCCGACCAACCGGCCTGTTCCCCAGCGCAGACGGACCGGCAGGGGCCTGA
- the narJ gene encoding nitrate reductase molybdenum cofactor assembly chaperone: MYRPLKFLSKWTKRAAAHAESGGQTAPGLDDETLRAVFAVASWLIDYPDEDLLERLPQFSALLDHAGVPDHLREDLGATIGHLGAGDPIGLRADYVETFDTRRRGCLFLTYFANGDTRKRGQALLEIKEIYRAAGLDMDESQLPDHLTYVLEFAAGHDLTAGVRILLANRAGIELLRLHLTEIGSPWAGTIRAVCAALPALDGDDIHAVERLAAEGPATETVGIDGLGGYGDAPPSAAETAAAMGAAPGASMPPGSARAPGGCSAGGGQTFIPLTEVTGERP, from the coding sequence ATGTACAGACCGCTGAAATTCCTGTCCAAGTGGACGAAACGCGCCGCCGCACATGCCGAGTCCGGTGGGCAGACGGCCCCGGGGCTCGACGATGAGACGCTGCGAGCCGTCTTCGCAGTCGCATCGTGGCTCATCGACTACCCCGATGAGGATCTGCTTGAACGGCTTCCGCAGTTCTCAGCGCTGCTCGACCATGCGGGAGTGCCCGATCACCTGAGGGAGGATCTCGGGGCGACGATCGGCCACCTCGGTGCCGGTGATCCCATCGGTCTGCGCGCCGACTATGTCGAGACCTTCGATACCAGGCGGCGCGGCTGTCTGTTCCTCACGTATTTCGCGAACGGGGACACGCGCAAGCGCGGGCAGGCGCTGCTCGAGATCAAGGAGATCTATCGGGCGGCGGGACTGGATATGGACGAATCGCAGCTGCCGGACCATCTCACCTATGTCCTCGAGTTCGCCGCCGGGCATGATCTCACTGCAGGTGTGCGGATCCTGCTGGCCAACCGAGCCGGGATCGAGCTGCTGCGCCTGCACCTGACCGAGATCGGCTCTCCCTGGGCGGGGACCATCCGCGCCGTCTGCGCCGCCCTGCCTGCCCTCGACGGTGACGACATCCATGCCGTCGAACGATTGGCCGCCGAGGGCCCGGCCACCGAGACCGTCGGAATCGACGGTCTCGGCGGGTACGGCGATGCTCCGCCGAGTGCGGCCGAGACAGCGGCGGCGATGGGGGCGGCACCTGGTGCCTCGATGCCGCCTGGCTCGGCCCGGGCCCCGGGCGGCTGCTCGGCTGGCGGAGGGCAGACATTCATTCCGCTGACGGAAGTGACAGGAGAACGACCATGA
- a CDS encoding DUF998 domain-containing protein yields MVGSGTIRVSPKPERVWALLAVLAGLATLLIEIPAALLSEGGYSFTQQPISHLGMTGCGEWGDAGIPVEGCSPAHPFVNGVSIIAGSILAIIAFIWHDWIAPSRWGRCGSFLLAAGGMLLAGTGMVPADISPTLHAVFGFGGSAIQNLGLLAAGIALIRWPERRWIGPVGFGGLTLGLGTLGLAGTLLMTSPESWNLPDGIIERAASYPFLVWFILAGWMQLRDASRRKRELTSGR; encoded by the coding sequence ATGGTCGGTTCGGGCACCATCCGCGTTTCGCCCAAACCCGAGCGGGTGTGGGCACTGCTCGCTGTGCTCGCCGGACTGGCCACCCTCCTCATCGAGATCCCCGCGGCGCTGCTCTCCGAAGGCGGCTACTCGTTCACCCAGCAGCCCATCAGCCATCTGGGGATGACCGGATGCGGGGAATGGGGAGACGCCGGAATTCCGGTCGAGGGCTGTTCACCGGCCCACCCCTTCGTCAACGGCGTCTCCATCATCGCCGGATCGATCCTCGCGATCATCGCCTTCATCTGGCACGACTGGATCGCCCCGAGTCGCTGGGGCAGGTGCGGTTCATTCCTGCTCGCCGCCGGTGGAATGCTGCTGGCAGGAACCGGAATGGTCCCGGCAGATATCTCCCCGACCCTGCACGCCGTCTTCGGATTCGGCGGATCAGCGATCCAGAACCTCGGCCTGCTCGCGGCTGGCATCGCTTTGATCCGGTGGCCGGAGAGAAGATGGATCGGCCCCGTCGGATTCGGCGGACTCACGCTCGGTTTGGGCACCCTGGGTCTCGCCGGAACACTGCTCATGACGAGCCCTGAGAGTTGGAACCTGCCCGATGGCATCATCGAGAGGGCCGCGTCCTACCCGTTCCTCGTCTGGTTCATCCTCGCCGGATGGATGCAGCTGCGCGACGCCTCCAGGCGAAAACGCGAACTCACCTCCGGGCGCTGA